The following are encoded together in the Gilvimarinus sp. DA14 genome:
- the msbA gene encoding lipid A export permease/ATP-binding protein MsbA has translation MSATKSSPNSSSDTASLTVYLRLLRYVKPHWLSFLISVIGFVIYSASQPAMAQYMEYLLNFIESENRGPLWMPSLIIIGIIAVRGFGGFLGNFFIAKVSYRIVDTLRVQLFSHMVYLPGEYFERNDSGQLMSLVTFNVNNVTTASTEALKTMIREGTTVIALLGYLFYKDWVLTLLMMAVVPVIAALVGYVGKRLRRLSTKVQHSMGDITQVTSEMINGYRVMRSFGGEEYEKQRFTEASWRNYLQNLKIVLTSTLNTPLIQILVALAMGSLLWVALGQMQIQDSGAFVAYFLAVGMVLKPMRQLSEMVPVIQKGVAAADSIFQVLDEKPEEDNGDYAPERVRGKVSVRNLHFSYQGSEREALRGIDLEVEPGKVVALVGKSGSGKSTLVNLLTRFYSGFSGDITVDDTDIRKFQLQNLRSQIALVTQQVVLFNDSVAANIAYGALHKTAAEDIQRAAKLAYADEFIEQLAQGYDTFIGEGGAKLSGGQRQRLAIARAILKDAPILILDEATSALDNESERYIQQALDTVSRGRTTFVIAHRLSTIEKADLIVVLEDGCIVEQGTHAELMAKQGHYARLHSATQSDSLTL, from the coding sequence ATGAGTGCTACAAAAAGCTCGCCCAACTCATCATCCGATACCGCTTCGCTAACGGTTTACTTGCGTCTGCTTCGCTATGTTAAACCCCATTGGCTGAGTTTTTTAATCAGCGTTATAGGCTTTGTCATTTATTCTGCATCGCAGCCTGCCATGGCTCAGTACATGGAATATTTGCTGAATTTTATCGAATCAGAAAATCGCGGCCCTTTATGGATGCCCTCGCTGATTATTATTGGCATTATCGCGGTGCGCGGGTTTGGTGGCTTTTTGGGTAACTTTTTTATCGCCAAAGTTTCCTACCGCATTGTCGATACCCTGCGCGTGCAATTGTTCAGTCATATGGTTTACCTGCCGGGCGAGTATTTCGAGCGCAATGACTCAGGGCAATTAATGTCGCTGGTTACCTTCAACGTTAATAACGTCACCACAGCCTCTACCGAAGCGCTAAAAACCATGATTCGCGAAGGCACCACGGTGATCGCTTTACTCGGTTATCTGTTTTATAAAGATTGGGTACTGACTCTCCTGATGATGGCGGTAGTGCCAGTGATCGCCGCTTTGGTGGGTTATGTTGGAAAACGGCTGCGTCGCCTTAGTACCAAAGTGCAACACAGCATGGGAGACATAACCCAAGTGACTTCAGAAATGATAAATGGTTACCGGGTAATGCGCAGTTTCGGTGGCGAGGAGTATGAAAAACAGCGGTTTACTGAGGCCAGCTGGCGCAACTATTTACAGAACCTAAAAATTGTTTTGACCTCTACCTTAAACACGCCTTTGATTCAGATCCTGGTAGCACTCGCTATGGGTAGCTTACTTTGGGTCGCTTTAGGGCAGATGCAGATACAGGACTCAGGCGCCTTCGTGGCCTATTTTTTGGCGGTGGGTATGGTGTTGAAGCCCATGCGCCAACTTAGTGAAATGGTGCCAGTGATTCAAAAAGGTGTAGCGGCCGCCGACAGTATTTTTCAGGTCTTGGATGAAAAGCCGGAAGAAGATAACGGCGATTATGCTCCAGAACGTGTGCGCGGCAAGGTGTCTGTGCGCAATTTACACTTTTCTTATCAAGGCAGTGAGCGCGAAGCGCTAAGAGGAATAGATTTAGAAGTTGAACCGGGCAAAGTTGTCGCCCTAGTGGGCAAGTCTGGCAGCGGTAAGTCTACCTTGGTGAACCTGTTGACGCGCTTTTACAGCGGCTTTAGCGGTGACATAACCGTTGATGACACGGATATTCGTAAATTTCAGTTGCAGAACCTGCGCTCGCAAATCGCCTTGGTGACTCAACAGGTGGTTTTATTCAATGATTCCGTGGCCGCCAATATCGCCTATGGCGCCTTGCATAAAACCGCCGCAGAGGATATTCAGCGCGCTGCCAAGTTAGCCTATGCCGATGAGTTTATCGAACAGCTTGCGCAGGGTTACGACACTTTTATTGGTGAAGGCGGTGCCAAACTTTCCGGCGGCCAGAGACAGAGGCTCGCCATTGCCCGTGCGATTTTAAAAGACGCACCAATTCTTATATTAGATGAGGCAACTTCGGCGCTGGATAACGAATCTGAGCGCTATATTCAGCAAGCATTGGATACGGTTTCGCGGGGGCGAACTACGTTCGTGATCGCACACCGCTTGTCGACTATTGAAAAAGCCGATTTGATCGTGGTGTTGGAAGATGGCTGTATTGTCGAGCAAGGCACACATGCTGAGCTAATGGCCAAACAGGGCCACTACGCACGTTTGCACAGTGCCACACAATCCGATTCACTGACACTTTAA
- a CDS encoding branched-chain amino acid transaminase codes for MSFADRDGVIWLDGELVPWRDARVHVLTHTLHYGMGVFEGVRAYETAEDGTSIFRLQEHTDRLYRSAHIMRMKLPYEKDVLNEAQKLVVRENNLHESYLRPMAFYGSEGMGLRADNLRVHVMVAAWNWPSYMSPEARDLGIKVRTSSYTRHHVNISMCKAKANGHYINSLLALQEALDSGCEEALLLDNEGYVAEGSGENVFVIRDGIIYTPELTSCLDGITRNTIFTLAAECGYTVKEKRITRDEVYVADEVFFTGTAAEVLPIRELDGRVIGEGKRGPITTELQSLYFDAVKGRLPQHKAWLAPVKG; via the coding sequence ATGTCATTTGCCGATCGCGACGGCGTAATATGGCTGGATGGCGAACTGGTGCCCTGGCGTGACGCCCGCGTGCACGTTTTGACCCACACACTGCATTACGGCATGGGCGTTTTTGAAGGGGTGCGCGCCTATGAGACCGCCGAAGATGGTACCAGCATCTTCCGCCTGCAAGAGCACACCGACCGCTTGTACCGCTCAGCGCACATCATGCGTATGAAGTTGCCGTATGAAAAAGACGTGCTCAATGAAGCGCAAAAACTGGTGGTGCGCGAAAATAACCTGCACGAGAGTTATCTGCGTCCGATGGCTTTTTATGGTTCTGAGGGCATGGGTTTACGCGCTGATAACCTGCGTGTACACGTTATGGTTGCGGCCTGGAATTGGCCGTCATATATGTCGCCCGAGGCCCGTGATTTGGGTATTAAGGTGCGTACCTCAAGTTACACTCGCCACCATGTGAATATTTCCATGTGTAAAGCCAAGGCCAATGGTCATTACATTAACTCGCTGCTGGCGCTGCAAGAAGCCCTGGACAGCGGTTGTGAAGAAGCTTTGCTGCTGGATAACGAAGGTTATGTCGCCGAAGGCAGTGGCGAAAATGTGTTTGTGATTCGTGACGGCATTATCTATACCCCCGAATTGACCTCCTGCCTGGACGGCATCACTCGCAACACGATTTTTACTCTGGCAGCTGAATGCGGCTATACCGTAAAAGAAAAGCGCATCACCCGCGATGAAGTCTATGTGGCGGATGAGGTGTTCTTTACCGGTACTGCGGCCGAGGTCCTGCCTATCCGCGAGCTGGATGGCCGGGTCATTGGCGAAGGTAAGCGCGGTCCTATTACCACTGAATTACAGAGCTTGTATTTCGATGCGGTAAAAGGCCGGCTGCCTCAGCACAAAGCATGGTTGGCACCGGTTAAAGGGTAA
- a CDS encoding O-antigen ligase, which produces MIKRPALGLNRKDAIMIGALLACFVLNCTVNLIHGASSRYYEEPSRYLLAVGALLAILGCRPLVKFWWVGLIIGASSAGVYALIQVLMEHRERAFGLMNPIQFGNLSILMSGLCLAGLGWAKRQSCSGYWVLALAAAATLGILASVLSGARGGWLAFPAIVLILFFNLRSHLPRRVLYTSCATALAFLAALYLIPQTGVQERVNRGAVETAQYLSGKSVGRSVGLRLEMWRSASTLIDEKPLAGWGEEGYIEPMMQRIDDSKVREGVSRFSHVHNDVLDVSVKRGVLGLLALLIIYTVPLALFCSEALRMKRSQVEAKAFAMSGIILVVSVVLFGLTQAFLRHNSGVTLYAFMLVAAWGYMRCAQQREVGEAYA; this is translated from the coding sequence TTGATAAAGCGCCCGGCGCTGGGACTGAACCGTAAAGACGCCATTATGATTGGCGCACTGTTGGCGTGCTTTGTGTTGAATTGCACCGTAAATTTGATTCACGGCGCGTCGTCACGCTACTACGAAGAGCCGAGCCGATATCTGTTGGCGGTGGGGGCCTTACTCGCCATTCTCGGTTGTCGTCCCTTAGTAAAGTTTTGGTGGGTGGGACTGATTATTGGGGCTTCTTCGGCCGGTGTTTACGCACTAATACAAGTGCTGATGGAGCACCGCGAGCGGGCCTTTGGTTTGATGAATCCGATTCAGTTTGGCAATTTATCGATTTTGATGAGTGGTTTGTGCCTGGCCGGTTTAGGCTGGGCCAAGCGACAGAGCTGCAGTGGCTACTGGGTGTTGGCATTGGCCGCGGCAGCGACCCTGGGTATTCTGGCATCTGTATTGTCGGGCGCTCGGGGCGGCTGGCTGGCCTTTCCGGCAATCGTGTTGATATTGTTTTTTAACCTGCGCAGCCATCTGCCGCGCCGCGTTTTGTACACCAGCTGTGCGACGGCCCTGGCATTCTTGGCGGCGCTATATTTAATTCCCCAAACGGGCGTGCAGGAGCGAGTGAACCGGGGCGCGGTTGAAACCGCTCAATATTTGAGTGGCAAAAGTGTTGGCCGCTCAGTGGGCTTGCGCCTGGAAATGTGGCGCTCGGCTTCTACTTTGATTGATGAAAAGCCTCTCGCAGGGTGGGGCGAGGAAGGCTACATCGAGCCAATGATGCAACGCATTGACGATAGTAAGGTACGCGAAGGTGTGAGTCGCTTTTCCCACGTCCATAACGATGTGCTGGATGTCTCAGTCAAACGCGGAGTATTGGGTTTACTGGCACTACTGATTATTTATACCGTTCCACTTGCGCTTTTCTGCAGTGAAGCCCTACGCATGAAGCGTTCTCAAGTTGAAGCCAAGGCGTTCGCCATGTCCGGCATAATACTAGTGGTCTCTGTGGTTTTATTCGGCCTTACCCAGGCCTTTTTGCGCCACAACAGCGGTGTCACCTTGTACGCGTTTATGTTGGTGGCGGCGTGGGGCTATATGCGCTGTGCCCAGCAACGGGAGGTCGGCGAGGCTTATGCCTGA
- a CDS encoding glycosyltransferase family 4 protein: MELSPLKLHLFNAFHSPYGGSELETLGLSQALSNIAETTLWAASSRGSHELVSEFKLRRTRPIPSYMPDGGHYIFVGTHWRGKCWPWLAKPPQRLIYIYNTLLPGLLTHTAKVPPRWPKPEYVAISQFQCQHLGIEAQVHPSPIDIKRFWPKPKPTSRAVRVGRISRDTVDKHHPEDLAIYQSLAAMQVPCYLQGGACLKSLQRTPGVHLWPAGKFDAAEFLQSLDIFYYRTSDQVVETFGRVVIEAMACGLPVVCHRNGGYADWIEHDVNGLLFDTSEQALTLLKELVADPQRRARLGKQARLTVEKMYSSEAIAERLNFYVKPSCR; the protein is encoded by the coding sequence ATGGAGCTTTCTCCTCTCAAGTTGCATTTATTCAATGCGTTTCACTCACCCTATGGTGGCAGTGAGCTAGAAACCTTAGGCTTGTCGCAAGCCTTGTCTAATATTGCAGAGACGACATTATGGGCTGCCTCTTCGCGAGGCTCACATGAGCTTGTAAGCGAATTTAAGTTGCGTCGTACCCGGCCTATTCCAAGCTACATGCCCGATGGCGGGCATTATATTTTTGTCGGTACCCATTGGCGTGGTAAGTGCTGGCCATGGCTCGCGAAGCCACCGCAAAGGTTGATTTATATATACAACACTCTTCTTCCAGGTTTATTGACGCATACGGCCAAGGTGCCCCCTCGCTGGCCTAAACCTGAATATGTGGCAATTTCCCAGTTTCAGTGTCAGCACTTGGGTATAGAGGCTCAGGTCCATCCATCTCCTATTGATATAAAACGTTTTTGGCCTAAGCCCAAGCCAACTTCGCGAGCAGTGCGAGTAGGCCGCATAAGTCGTGATACGGTTGATAAGCATCACCCCGAGGATCTCGCTATTTACCAATCTTTGGCTGCTATGCAAGTGCCATGTTATCTGCAGGGGGGAGCGTGTCTCAAGAGTTTGCAGCGCACGCCTGGGGTTCATTTGTGGCCTGCTGGTAAATTTGATGCAGCGGAGTTTCTTCAAAGTCTGGATATTTTCTATTATAGAACCAGTGACCAAGTAGTCGAAACTTTTGGCCGTGTCGTGATCGAAGCTATGGCTTGTGGTTTGCCTGTGGTTTGTCATCGCAACGGCGGCTATGCAGACTGGATCGAGCATGATGTGAATGGCCTACTGTTTGATACTTCTGAGCAAGCTTTAACGCTGCTGAAGGAATTGGTGGCCGACCCTCAACGCAGAGCGCGATTAGGAAAGCAGGCTAGATTAACCGTTGAAAAGATGTACAGCTCTGAAGCGATTGCCGAGCGACTGAATTTCTACGTGAAGCCCAGCTGCCGTTAA
- the waaF gene encoding lipopolysaccharide heptosyltransferase II: protein MAASERILIVGPSWVGDMVMAQSLFKVLRQQYSDAAIDVLAPAWSRPITERMPEVAASIDMPVGHGKVMLKARWQLARSLAKHNYSRAYVLPNSLKSALIPAFAGIPVRVGWRGEMRYGLLNDIRKLDPIRYPLMVQRFTALAYAPGAYLPKPPEPRLVAQQDSVESLRERYGVNLKKPVLSLCPGAEFGPAKQWPAPHYAEVAKQMIARGWQVWIFGSAKDQPVAAEIAQLLATDAPVVSLAGKTTLADAIDLMSLSSAAVSNDSGLMHIAAALGLPLVGVYGSTSPGFTPPLGDAVATASLTLDCQPCFARECPLGHKRCLHDLPPAAVLAQLDRLLADNKGSVIESNMSSAQ, encoded by the coding sequence GTGGCCGCGAGCGAACGGATATTGATTGTCGGCCCATCATGGGTGGGCGATATGGTAATGGCGCAGTCGCTGTTTAAAGTGTTGCGCCAGCAATATTCCGACGCGGCCATCGACGTGCTGGCCCCAGCCTGGAGTCGCCCTATTACCGAGCGGATGCCTGAGGTCGCCGCGAGCATTGATATGCCCGTGGGCCATGGCAAGGTAATGCTTAAAGCCCGTTGGCAGTTGGCTCGCAGCTTGGCTAAGCACAATTACAGCAGAGCCTATGTGCTGCCCAACTCACTTAAGTCTGCGTTGATTCCTGCGTTTGCCGGCATACCTGTGCGGGTGGGTTGGCGCGGCGAGATGCGCTATGGCCTGCTCAACGACATTCGTAAACTGGACCCCATACGCTATCCGTTGATGGTGCAGCGTTTTACCGCTCTGGCCTATGCGCCGGGCGCTTATCTACCCAAGCCTCCCGAGCCTCGACTTGTGGCGCAGCAAGACAGTGTTGAGTCGCTAAGGGAGCGCTATGGAGTCAACCTGAAAAAACCTGTGCTGTCACTGTGTCCCGGCGCCGAGTTTGGCCCGGCCAAACAGTGGCCTGCGCCTCACTATGCCGAAGTCGCCAAGCAGATGATCGCCCGAGGCTGGCAGGTTTGGATTTTCGGCTCGGCAAAAGATCAGCCTGTGGCTGCAGAGATTGCTCAATTGCTGGCTACTGATGCGCCGGTGGTCTCTCTGGCCGGCAAAACGACCTTGGCAGATGCTATAGATTTGATGTCCCTCAGCTCTGCGGCAGTGAGCAATGATTCGGGGCTGATGCATATTGCTGCAGCACTGGGGCTCCCACTGGTGGGGGTGTATGGGTCTACCTCACCCGGTTTTACACCGCCTTTAGGTGACGCTGTGGCAACGGCATCGCTAACATTAGATTGCCAGCCGTGTTTCGCTCGCGAGTGCCCCTTGGGACATAAAAGGTGCCTGCATGATTTACCTCCAGCTGCAGTGTTGGCGCAGCTGGACCGATTGCTGGCGGATAACAAGGGCTCTGTTATTGAAAGTAACATGAGTAGTGCTCAGTAA
- a CDS encoding glycosyltransferase family 2 protein: protein MPEVDSEIRLSAVLIVKNEADKLEACLQSLDFADEIVVLDSGSSDGTQALAERLGARVTQNADWQGFGVQRQRAQALARGHWVLCIDADERVSEPLKREILNAIESDDCIYEVNRLSWCFGRYMRHTDMYPDWIPRLYPRLSAGFDNTRVHERLQNPNKLPVKRLQGDLLHYVYNSVRHLVTKSALYSEQWAIARHEQGKKGSLWSACLHGLSCFLRMYILKRGFLDGGQGLLIALVMSHATFVKYADLWVRTRASS, encoded by the coding sequence ATGCCTGAAGTGGACTCTGAAATACGCTTGTCGGCTGTGCTGATCGTAAAGAACGAAGCAGACAAGCTTGAGGCTTGCTTGCAATCATTAGATTTTGCCGATGAGATTGTTGTGCTCGACTCTGGCAGTAGTGATGGTACCCAAGCTTTAGCCGAGCGCCTTGGGGCGCGGGTCACGCAGAATGCTGATTGGCAGGGGTTTGGAGTGCAGCGCCAGCGCGCTCAAGCGCTGGCGCGAGGGCATTGGGTTTTGTGCATTGATGCCGATGAGCGCGTCAGTGAGCCGTTAAAGCGTGAAATACTGAACGCAATAGAGAGCGACGACTGTATTTATGAGGTAAATCGCCTCAGCTGGTGTTTTGGTCGCTACATGCGTCATACCGATATGTACCCCGACTGGATTCCGCGTTTGTATCCCCGCCTGAGTGCGGGATTTGATAACACCAGGGTGCACGAGCGTCTGCAAAACCCTAATAAGTTGCCAGTGAAGCGTTTACAGGGCGACTTGTTGCATTATGTCTACAACAGTGTGCGTCATTTAGTTACAAAATCTGCGCTTTACTCCGAGCAGTGGGCCATAGCCCGGCACGAGCAAGGGAAAAAAGGATCGCTTTGGTCAGCCTGTTTACACGGTCTATCCTGTTTCTTGCGTATGTACATTCTCAAACGCGGTTTTCTCGACGGTGGGCAGGGGCTGCTGATTGCTCTGGTGATGTCTCACGCCACCTTTGTGAAATACGCTGATCTATGGGTGCGCACCCGCGCCTCTTCGTGA
- the hldE gene encoding bifunctional D-glycero-beta-D-manno-heptose-7-phosphate kinase/D-glycero-beta-D-manno-heptose 1-phosphate adenylyltransferase HldE: MHLSTPRYDNARVLVIGDVMLDRYWYGGTSRISPEAPVPVVKVSQTDDRAGGAGNVALNLAALGASAELISVVGQDEAADILVGQLQAAGVSTQFQISQDKPTITKLRVMSRHQQLLRMDFEETFSDSDCSEHQQKLQQLVQTVNVLVLSDYAKGSLGDCQALIKTARQFGVPVLVDPKGTDFSRYAGATLLTPNLHEFEAVVGSCTSEEELVDKANQLMATLDLEALLVTRGEQGMTLLRKAQPELHLPARAREVFDVTGAGDTVIAVLSASIAAGYSLPESVGMANLAAGMVVGKLGTATISGPELRLAVQAEQGVERGVVSQEQLRIALQEARSKGEKVVFTNGCFDIIHAGHVGYLQSARALGDRLIVAINSDESVSRLKGPSRPINPVDRRMAVLAGLEAVDWVVSFADDTPEALLRELQPDVLVKGGDYTEEQVVGAPIVRAYGGQVQVLQFLDDCSTTGLIKRINQKSEE, encoded by the coding sequence ATGCATCTTTCTACACCCAGATACGACAATGCGCGGGTTTTGGTGATTGGCGATGTGATGCTTGATCGATACTGGTATGGCGGAACTTCACGTATATCTCCCGAAGCGCCGGTGCCTGTGGTTAAAGTATCGCAAACGGATGATCGCGCTGGAGGTGCGGGGAATGTGGCGCTTAACCTGGCGGCATTGGGCGCATCGGCGGAGCTGATTAGTGTAGTGGGGCAGGACGAGGCGGCTGACATTTTAGTCGGACAGCTTCAGGCGGCCGGTGTGTCGACACAATTTCAAATTTCGCAGGATAAACCCACAATCACCAAACTGCGTGTGATGAGCCGCCACCAGCAATTGTTGCGAATGGATTTTGAAGAAACTTTTTCCGACAGTGATTGTAGCGAGCATCAACAAAAGCTGCAGCAACTGGTGCAAACTGTCAATGTATTGGTGTTGTCAGATTATGCCAAAGGCTCATTGGGTGACTGCCAGGCGTTGATCAAAACTGCGCGGCAATTCGGTGTTCCTGTGCTGGTTGACCCCAAGGGCACTGATTTCTCTCGTTACGCGGGTGCGACGTTATTGACGCCAAACTTGCACGAATTCGAAGCGGTAGTCGGTAGCTGCACTAGTGAAGAGGAGCTAGTCGATAAAGCCAACCAATTGATGGCCACCTTAGATTTAGAAGCGTTGCTGGTCACCCGGGGCGAGCAGGGGATGACGTTGTTGCGTAAAGCTCAGCCCGAACTGCACTTGCCCGCACGCGCCCGTGAGGTTTTTGATGTGACGGGCGCAGGAGACACTGTGATTGCGGTACTGTCCGCTTCTATCGCCGCAGGTTATAGCCTGCCGGAGTCGGTGGGCATGGCTAATCTCGCCGCAGGCATGGTTGTAGGTAAGCTGGGAACGGCAACCATCAGCGGACCGGAGCTACGCCTTGCCGTTCAGGCTGAGCAAGGCGTTGAACGCGGTGTTGTCTCTCAAGAGCAGCTGCGAATTGCACTGCAAGAAGCGCGAAGCAAAGGTGAAAAAGTCGTTTTTACCAATGGTTGCTTCGATATTATTCACGCAGGGCATGTCGGATACTTACAGTCGGCTCGGGCGCTTGGGGATAGATTAATTGTGGCGATAAATAGCGATGAATCAGTTTCGCGACTCAAAGGACCCTCGCGTCCTATTAATCCTGTCGATAGGCGAATGGCAGTCTTGGCCGGGTTGGAAGCTGTGGATTGGGTGGTCAGCTTTGCTGACGACACCCCTGAAGCGTTATTGAGAGAACTACAGCCCGATGTATTGGTAAAAGGTGGCGACTATACTGAGGAGCAGGTAGTGGGTGCCCCAATTGTGCGCGCCTATGGTGGTCAGGTACAGGTGCTTCAGTTTTTGGATGACTGTTCTACCACGGGTCTTATTAAGCGCATTAATCAAAAAAGCGAAGAGTAA